The bacterium genome has a window encoding:
- a CDS encoding lysophospholipid acyltransferase family protein gives MAEGGIAGPRAGIPSPEFVDGVYRTAAREGGWFARTFPGLRFYSLAGPIVWRASRLARRGLYGDAEWSGSSLAILRALEAAGVRLEIAGADHFRTLDGPCVFVGNHMSTLETFVLPCLICPSRRVTFIVKRELTRYPVFGHVMRARDPVTVGRANAREDLKAVLEGGAERLRAGISIIVFPQTTRTPVFEPAAFNTIGVKLAKRAQVPLVPVALRTDAWGNGPIVKDIGRIDPGKQVRIEFGAPLAVQGAGGAEHQQVVDFIRERLRAWGGTIADDPASGP, from the coding sequence GTGGCTGAGGGAGGCATCGCCGGTCCGCGCGCCGGAATCCCGTCGCCGGAGTTCGTCGACGGCGTCTACCGCACCGCGGCCCGCGAAGGCGGCTGGTTCGCGCGGACGTTCCCCGGCCTGCGCTTCTATTCGCTGGCGGGCCCCATCGTCTGGCGGGCCAGCCGGCTTGCGCGGCGCGGGCTGTACGGCGATGCCGAGTGGTCCGGCAGCAGCCTCGCCATCCTCCGCGCCCTCGAGGCCGCCGGGGTGCGGCTGGAGATCGCCGGCGCCGACCACTTCCGGACGCTGGACGGCCCCTGCGTCTTCGTCGGCAACCACATGAGCACGCTCGAGACCTTCGTGCTGCCGTGCCTCATCTGCCCCTCCCGGCGCGTGACCTTCATCGTGAAGCGGGAGCTGACGCGCTACCCCGTCTTCGGCCACGTGATGCGCGCGCGCGACCCGGTGACCGTCGGCCGCGCGAACGCGCGCGAGGACCTCAAGGCGGTGCTCGAGGGCGGCGCGGAGCGGCTGCGCGCCGGGATCTCGATCATCGTCTTCCCGCAGACCACGCGCACGCCGGTCTTCGAGCCCGCCGCCTTCAACACGATCGGCGTCAAGCTGGCGAAGCGGGCGCAGGTGCCGCTCGTGCCCGTCGCGCTGAGGACGGACGCCTGGGGCAACGGGCCGATCGTCAAGGACATCGGCCGGATCGACCCGGGCAAGCAGGTGCGGATCGAGTTCGGCGCGCCGCTCGCGGTGCAGGGTGCCGGCGGGGCCGAGCACCAGCAGGTGGTGGACTTCATCCGCGAGCGCCTGCGCGCGTGGGGCGGGACCATCGCGGACGACCCCGCCTCCGGCCCATGA
- a CDS encoding ASKHA domain-containing protein, which translates to MSAIDGPLLRTLRLRLPAPTAADHAGDLDRVLRGLAAAGFPDVQVPLPVAAALPETLRSAGFAVDATLAVVPAPTLLRVARAGEGGPTLGLAVDLGSTNIVAALVDLDSGETLGERSALNPQVGQGEDILARTHFCRQPGGIARLQGLAAGAIASLARELARAAGAEPAQIRCVSVAGNTTMAHFLLGLDPANLCRAPYVPVANRFPVARAAELGLGVDPLAPVLVLPNVGSYVGGDALAGALVAGMHERERVSLLVDIGTNAEIIVGNREFLLVGAGSAGPGLEGGVVRDGMRAAPGAIERVAIDRGSLLPSYHVIGGGRPSGMCGSGLIDLVAELFLAGIVDSRGKFVAPSPSPRVAVEGGVARFVVAGAAETATRRPIALTQPDLDNLMLSKAAMYTMLTVMTEAAGVSFEELESFFIAGAFGAYVAADKAVAIGMVPDIPLERYRLVGNTSLAGARRVLLSAAALGEIERIGRAMTYVEMNESREFMAGFTAARFLPHTDLGRFPSVRERLARG; encoded by the coding sequence ATGAGCGCGATCGACGGGCCGCTCCTTCGCACGCTGCGGCTGCGGCTGCCGGCGCCGACGGCCGCGGACCATGCCGGGGACCTCGACCGCGTGCTGCGGGGACTGGCCGCCGCGGGTTTCCCCGACGTGCAGGTGCCGCTGCCCGTCGCCGCGGCGCTGCCGGAGACGCTGCGGTCCGCGGGCTTTGCCGTGGACGCGACGCTCGCGGTCGTCCCGGCACCGACGCTGCTGCGCGTGGCGCGGGCCGGCGAGGGCGGGCCGACCCTCGGGCTCGCCGTGGACCTCGGCTCGACGAACATCGTCGCCGCGCTGGTTGACCTCGACTCCGGCGAGACGCTCGGCGAGCGCTCGGCCCTCAATCCCCAGGTGGGGCAGGGCGAGGACATCCTCGCGCGCACGCATTTCTGCCGCCAGCCCGGGGGCATCGCGCGACTGCAGGGACTTGCGGCAGGCGCGATCGCGTCCCTGGCGCGGGAGCTGGCGCGGGCCGCGGGCGCGGAGCCGGCGCAGATCCGCTGCGTCTCGGTGGCGGGAAACACGACGATGGCGCATTTCCTCCTCGGCCTGGACCCCGCGAACCTCTGCCGTGCCCCGTACGTGCCGGTCGCCAACCGCTTCCCGGTGGCGCGCGCAGCCGAGCTGGGGCTCGGTGTCGACCCGCTGGCCCCGGTGCTGGTGCTCCCGAACGTCGGCAGCTACGTCGGCGGGGACGCGCTCGCCGGGGCTCTGGTCGCGGGCATGCACGAGCGCGAGCGCGTCTCGCTGCTCGTGGACATCGGCACGAACGCGGAGATCATCGTCGGCAACCGCGAGTTCCTGCTCGTCGGCGCGGGCTCCGCCGGGCCGGGCCTGGAGGGCGGCGTCGTCCGCGACGGCATGCGCGCGGCGCCCGGTGCGATCGAGCGCGTGGCGATCGACCGCGGCTCGTTGCTGCCCTCGTATCACGTGATCGGCGGCGGGCGCCCGTCGGGCATGTGCGGCTCGGGCCTGATCGACCTGGTGGCGGAGCTGTTCCTCGCCGGCATCGTCGACTCGCGCGGGAAGTTCGTCGCGCCCTCGCCGAGCCCGCGCGTGGCGGTCGAGGGCGGCGTCGCCCGGTTCGTCGTCGCCGGGGCCGCGGAGACGGCGACGCGCAGGCCGATCGCCCTCACGCAGCCGGATCTCGACAACCTCATGCTGAGCAAGGCGGCGATGTACACGATGCTCACCGTCATGACGGAGGCGGCGGGCGTGTCCTTCGAGGAACTGGAGAGCTTCTTCATCGCCGGCGCCTTCGGCGCGTACGTCGCAGCCGACAAGGCCGTGGCGATCGGCATGGTCCCCGACATCCCGCTCGAACGCTACCGGCTGGTCGGGAACACCTCGCTCGCGGGGGCCAGGCGCGTGCTGCTCTCGGCCGCGGCGCTCGGCGAGATCGAGCGGATCGGCCGCGCGATGACCTACGTCGAGATGAACGAGAGCCGCGAGTTCATGGCCGGCTTCACGGCGGCGCGCTTCCTGCCGCACACCGACCTCGGGCGCTTCCCGAGCGTCAGGGAGCGCCTCGCGCGCGGCTGA